The nucleotide sequence GCCCGCCAGTGTCCCGGACTTGTGGGCCGTCAGGGGCTGCTCCATCTTCATGGCTTCGAGGACCACGATGAGGTCTCCCTCCGCCACGGCGTCGCCGTCGGATGCTGCGACCTTGACGATCGTGCCCTGCATGGGAGAGGTCAGTTCGTCGCCACTCACGGTGGCCTTGCCGGCACGTGCCCGGGAGGACTTCTTCGACTTGGCCGGCGCGCTGGCCTTGCCGTTCGGCGCCGCACCCAGGCCCGCAGGCAGGACCACCTCGAGGCGGCGCCCGCCGACCTCGACGGTGACGCGGTGGCGGGACTCGTCGTCCGACGTCGGGTCCGCCGCACCCTTCCAGGGCTCGATCGTGTTGGAGAACTCCGTCTCGATCCAGCGCGTGTGGATCGAGAACGGCCCCTCGACCGGAGCGAAGGCAGGGTCCGCGACGACGGCCGCGTGGAACGGGAGCACGGTGGGCATGCCGTCGATCACCATCTCGGCGAGGGCCCGGCGGGCCCGCTGAAGGGCCTGCTCCCTGGTGGCGCCGCTGACGATGAGCTTGGCGAGCATGGAGTCGAAGTTTCCACCGACGACCTCGCCGGCCTCGACGCCGGAGTCCACCCGGATCCCCGGGCCGGTGGGGAGCTTGAGGGTCTGCACGGTCCCCGGCGCCGGCATGAATCCGCGCCCGGCGTCCTCCCCGTTGATGCGGAACTCGAAGGAGTGTCCCCGCACTTCGGGGTCGCCGTAGCCCAGTTCTTCACCCCGGGCGATGCGGAACTGCTCGCGGACGAGGTCCAGGCCCGTGACTTCCTCGGAGACGGGGTGCTCCACCTGGAGGCGCGTGTTGACCTCCAGGAACGAGATGGTGCCGTCCTGGCCCACGAGGAACTCGCAGGTGCCGGCGCCCTGGTAGCCCGCCTCGCGGAGGATCGCCTTGGAGGCCTCGTAGAGCCGTGTGTTCTGCTCGTCCGAGAGGAAGGGGGCGGGCGCTTCCTCGACGAGTTTCTGGTTGCGGCGCTGCAGCGAGCAGTCGCGGGTGGAGACGACGACGACGTTCCCGTGCGCGTCGGCGAGGCACTGCGTCTCGACGTGGCGGGGAGCATCGAGGAACCGCTCCACGAAGCACTCTCCGCGACCGAAGGCCGCTGTCGCCTCGCGCACCGCCGAATCGAACAGTTCGGGGATCTCCTCGTGGCTGCGGACCACCTTGATGCCACGACCGCCGCCACCGAAGGCCGCCTTGATCGCGATGGGTAGCCCGAACTCCTCCGCGAAGTCGACGACCTCCTGGACGGACTCCACCGGATCCTTGGTCCCGGGCACGAGCGGCGCTCCGACACGCTCGGCGATGTGGCGTGCCTGCACCTTGTCGCCCAGCTGTGAGATGGACTCCGGGGACGGGCCGATCCAGGTGATGCCGGCATCGATGACGCGCTGCGCGAACTCGGCGTTCTCGGACAGGAAGCCGTATCCGGGGTGGATGGCGTCTGCCCCGCTGCGCCGTGCCGCCTCAAGGATGCGGTCCATGACCAGATAGGAGTCGGCGGCCGTCTCCCCACCCAGCGCGAAGGCCTCGTCGGCCATGCGCACGTGCAGCGCGTCGCGGTCCGGGTCCGCGTACACGGCGACGGACTCCATGCCCTCGTCGCGGGCGGCACGGATGACCCGGACGGCGATCTCCCCACGGTTCGCCACCAGGACCTTCGTCACCGGGCGGTGCTGCCGCGCGGTGCCGTTGCTGCGGACGGAGGATTCGGACGGGGCAAGGGGGGACTGGCTCATGGGGCGTTGGACTCCTTCTTCTCAGTTCGGAGCCTAACCCGCTTTTGGAGCTTCCGCGCATGAATCGTGCTGGAGGGGAGTGTTGGAGGGCGATCCTTTGTAGGTAACCTACAACGCTGGCGCCGGCGCCCAGAAGTCCGTGACGGAGACCCCGGCCGACTGCAGGAGGCCGCGCAGCATGGAGATGCTGAGCCCGACGACGGCATGCGGATCGCCGTCCACGCGGTCGATGAAGGCGCCGCCGAGTCCATCGATGGTGAAGGATCCCGCGCAGTGCAGGGGTTCACCGCTCGCGACGTAGGCCTCGACCTCGGCGTCGGACATGGCTCCGAAATACACGGTCGCGGACGAGACTGCGCCGATGGTGGCGCCGGATCCGCCGTCGCGGGTGTCCACGAGCCAGTGGCCCGTGTGCAGGACGCCGGAGCGACCCCGCATGCGGCGGATCCGTTCGATCGCCACCGCAGATTCGTAGGGCTTGCCGTGCGCCTCGCCGTCGAACTCGAAGACGGAGTCGCAGCCGATGACGAGTGCACCGTCGGTTTCCTCCAGGGCGGCGACGGCCTCGGCCTTGGCGCGGGCCAGAAGGAGGGAGGTGTCGTGCGCGTCGAGTTCGCCGTAGGAGGCGACGACGGCGGGTTCGTCGACGTCGGACACCAGTACCGAGTGGCGGATGCCGGCTTCCGTCAGGAGCTTGGTGCGGGCGGGGGATTTCGAAGCGAGGATCAGGCGGAGGGTCATGCTCCAGCCTAGGCAGGCGCCGGTCCGCCGGCGCAATTCCGGCGGGCCGGTTGGACCTGCCCGGTCCCGTCACCACTTCGGGATGGGACCGGCAGGGATCTGTCACCAGCTGTGTGCGACGTCGACCACCACCCTCGACCCATTACCGGGACCGGGTACCACGAAGACGCGGACTGGAAGCCGCCCCCGCACCCCGATTCCGAAATCCGTATAGCCTTCGAAACTTCCAGCCTTCACGACTTGCCGGAAGGTGGAGTAGCCTGCAACGTTCACGAGTTCGCGGCTATTGGCGGGCATGTACGTCGCACTACCCGCGTAGTTGTAGGCGGGAGCGTTGACTGTCACGGAGAGACGCGCCCCACCGCGTAGAGGAATCGAGTGCGGGGAACCATACGGGTTGTAATTATCGACGTACCTCACGGTGTACCCGGAGACACGACCGTTGACATCGATGACGAGGCGATCGAAGCAAGGATGCTGGCCGGACCGGACGTTGGTGATGGAACCGGAGTAGGTAGGGGTGTAGGCGGCTTTCGCCAACGAACCCCACGTGATGCCGCAATAGGCGGCGGATGCCGGTGGTCCCCCCGCGAGGCCGAGGCCTGCGGTGAGGGCGAGGGCGGCGAGTGTGGCGGAGAGTTTCCCCGTCATGCGCGTTTTGTTCATAGCGCACCACCTTGTTGGAACGGATAGGTGCTTTCATACTGCTCCGGCGTGCAAGGAAAAGCGCCGCCGTCGTGCTGAACGGCACTGAATCGTTAGAGGTACACCGAATCGTTAGGCAATCGCCGACGGCCGTACATATTCGGATAGCGCCGTCGGGTGCAGGCGGGCGGAAATTTCTTCCCGGACCGCCTGCACCGAACGACTCCGTCAGGACACCAGTGCCCGACGCAGCGTGTCGAGACCCACCGACCCGAGGTTGAGGGCCCGTGTGTGGAAATCTCGCAGGTCGAAGCTCCCGCCCTCGCTGGCCCGGACCTCGTCGCGGATCTGCTCCCAGAGCCGCTGGCCGATCTTGTAGGACGGGGCCTGTCCCGGCCAGCCGAGGTAGCGGTTGTACTCGAAGTTGAGCTGGCCCTCGCTGATGGCGATGTTCCGCTTCAGGAAGCCGTAGCCCTTTTCCGGCGTCCAGGTGCCCTCACCCCAGCGCTCGGGGATCTCGAGCTCGAGGTGGACTCCGATGTCGAAGACGACGCGGGCCGCGCGCATCCGCTGGGCGTCGAGCATGCCGAGGCGGTCGCCCGGATCGGCGAGGAACCCGAGTTCCTGCATGAGGCGCTCGGCGTAGAGTGCCCAGCCCTCGCCCTGGCCGGAGACCCAGATGGCGTTGCGGCGCCACGGGTTGAGCAGTGCGCGCTGGTAGGTCGCCGTCGCGATCTGCAGATGGTGGCCAGGAACGCCCTCGTGGTACACGGTGGTCGTCTCCTTCCAGGTGGTGAAGGAGTCCTCGCCCTCGGGCACGGACCACCACATTCGTCCCGGACGGGAGAAATCATCACTGGGGCCCGTGTAGTAGATGCCGCCCTCGTTGGTCGGTGCGATCCTGCACTCGAGGCGGCGCATCACCTCCGGGATGTCGAAGTGGACCCCGGCCATGGCGTCGACCGCCCTGTCCGAGAGTTCCTGCATCCACGCCTGGAGCGCATCGGTGCCCTGCAGCTGACGGGCCGGGTCCTCGTCGAGGATGCGGATGGCCTCCTCGATCGATGCTCCCTCCCGGATCTCGTTCGCGACGGCTTCCTGTTCGGCAATCACGCGGTCGAGTTCCTCGACGCCCCACGCGTACGTCTCCTCGAGGTCGACGGCGGACCCGAGGAAGAGACGCGACATCAGGGCGTAGTGTTCCCTTCCGACGGCGTCCTTCTCGGGTGCTGTGGGGAGGAGGTCGTCCTGCAGGAAGGACGCGAGCGAGCGGTAGGCGCCGCGTGCAGCGTCCGCACCTGAACGGAGCTGCTGCTGCACCGAGTCGGGGAGGTCGGCGTCGTCCGAGTGTGCGGTGGAGCCGAGGGTGTCGAAGAAACCGCCGTCCTCGGCGTACTTCGTAGACTGCTCGATTACGATGCCCACCTGCCGGCGGGCGGCGACGAGACCGCGCTCGCGGCCGGCGCGGAGGGATGCGATGTATCCGTCGATGGCGCCGGGGACATTGGCCATGCGCCCGGCGATATTGCCCCAGTCCTCCGCCGTGGCGGTGGGCATGAGGTCGAAGATCGCACGGATGTTCTGGGCGGGGCAGGCGATGTTGTTGAGTTCGGCGTACCCGAGTCCGGCGTCATGGATCTCGAGGTCGAGTCCGAGCCTCTCGCGCATGGCGTCGAGCGTCACCGCATCCACGTCATCGGCGGGCTGGAGACCGTCGAGCAACCTCAGGGTGTTGCGGGCGGCGTCGGCGAGGGCATCGATGCCTGCCGGGGAGTAGTCCTGGTACTCGGTCTCATGGCCGGGGATGCCGAGTTCGGTGGCGAAATTCGGCATCAGTTCGAGCAGGGTCTCGTAGTAGGACGTGGCGACGGCATCGACGGCGGTCGAGTGCCGTGCCGGCTGCTCGCTGGAGGAGGGGGCGGAAGCTGGGGTGTCTTGGGTCACGTCCAGAGCCTAACCCCAGCGGTTGCCGGAGGCTACTGACTGGCGGCCACCCGGCTCCGCAGGAAGGCAAAGCGCCGAGCGTCGCAGTCCACCGGAACGCAGGTGATCCTCGGCCGCTCTGGATCCACCCGGTGACGGGGCCTACCGTGGGAGCACGACGAGGGGGAATCGGGTATGGAGCACCATGGACAGCCGACCACGCACGGACGCCTGGGCCGGACCGCCACAGCGACCGCGGCCCTGGCCTTGCTGACCGCGTGCGCGGGATCCGCGCCGGACCAGCAGACGGCACCGATCGAGCGCGTCGTCGTCGCCCAGGGCGAGTTTGCGGAGGCCGAGGACGCACTGCTCCGATCCGCCTTCCGCCTCGGCGCGCTCATGACCTCCGATCCGGACGTCAACCAGGTCACCAGCCCGCTCAGTGCCCTCTACGCGCTGTCGATGCTGCGCGCCGGAGCCGGGACGACGACCGCCGCTGAGATGGACGCGGTCCTGGGTCTGCCGGCCGAGCATCGTGACGAGGCGATGAACGCACTCCTCGCAAGCGTCCAGCGCTTCGACGGGAACCCGGGCGACGTCGACGAGGACGATCCGCCCGAGGCTCCCGTCCTGCACCTCGCCAACGCGGTCTTCGTCCCCGAATCCGGCGGCATCGGCGAGGAGTACCTAAAGACCCTGGCCCGCCAGTACGGCAGCGGCGTCTACCCCGTCGATTTCAGCGACGGCGCGACGGCGGGTCGCATCGACGACTGGGTGTCGAAGGAGACCGGCGGCCGGATCGAGAAGGCCCCGATCGAGGTCGGTCCGGGCACGACGCTGTCCCTTCTCAACGCCGTCTACTTCGCAGCGGCCTGGGACGAGCCCTTCGATCCTTCCGGCACCTCGGACCAGGACTTCCTGCTGGTCGATGGCAGCAGGGTGGACGTCCCGATGATGCACGGCACGCGAACGGAGCGGTACGTCGAGGGGGACGGCTGGAGTGGGATCGACCTGCCCTACGGTGACGGCTTCTTCCTGCGGCTCATCCTGCCTGCGGAAGGATCACCGCCGCGGTGGACCGAACAGGAGCTGCTCGACATAGCCTTCCTGCTCGATACAGCCAAGGATGTCCGGGTGGAGCTGAGCTTGCCGAAGTGGGACCACGAGTTCGAGCAGGACCTCCTGGAACCGTTGGCTGCTGCGGGACTCGACGAGTCTTTCGGGTCCGACGCCGACTTCCGTGCCATTCGACCGGGCTCCTTCGTCGACGGCGCTGCCCAGGTGGCCAACATCACGGTCGCGGAGAAGGGCACCGTCGCGGCGGCCGTCACGCAATTGACGATGACGACGGGCGCTCCGATGCCACCCGAGGCGAGCATCTCCTTCGATCGGCCCTTCGGCTACCAGATCGTCCACGAGGAGACAGGACTGCCCGTGTTCCTCGGCACCGTGGCGGATCCGCGGTAGGTGAGCCCGAGAGATGCTTGGAGCCATGCCCGAAGCCAGCCCCGAAGGCTCATGCTGCACTCGCCTCTGAGCGGGGCTAGGTGATGGTGGGCCTTACGGGTCCTCGCGAGGCTCCTGCTGTCTGCGGCCTCGGCAGGCAGAGGTCCGTGATCAGGCCGGTTCCGGCGCACTCACGGAGGGTCCGGATCCCCGCTACGGCCGCCGCCTTGTCCGGGAACGGTCTGGACACGGCAATGACCGCCCCTTCCGGTGTCTTCAACCGGAACCTGAAGGCGTCGTCCCGATCATGGAAAAGCTCGATTATCGCGGCCATGGCTACCCCCTGTAACCGCCCGGCAGAAGGACCACTCGGGCTCGTCGTCGACGCCGAGTCGCAACGCTGCGTCCCGGCTGGCCCGGTAACGGGACGGGGCTTCCCCCATGTGACCCCAGCCACACCCATTTCCCCATGGTAGGGAGCCCGCTGCGTACTGGCGAGTAAGCCGGACGAGGGGTGCTGGACGCGAGGGTTGCGTCAGCGGACGCTGCGGCGCCAGGAGCCGGGTCCCGGCGTTGGGCCCAGCCGCAGCATGGCGCGGCGGACCCAGGACCTGCCGTGGTTCGGCGCCTCGTCCGCTTCCCCGCTTCCCCGCAGGGCGACGACGACGGCGGTGAGGGCCGCCAGTTCTTCCTCCGTGGGGTTGCCGGAGACCACGGAGAGGAGGGCCGGGCTCTCCTGGTCGACGTGGTCGGGCGTGCTGTCCTGCGCGGTCACAGCGGGATGTTCCCGTGCTTCTTGGCGGGGTTGGCAGCCCGCTTGTCGCGCAGGGCGCGGAGCCCCCGGACGATCTGCAGCCGGGTCTCCGACGGCGCGATGACAGCGTCGACGTAGCCCAGTTCGGCTGCCTGGTACGGGTTCAGCAGTTCTTCTTCGTACTGCTGCACGACGTCCGCGCGCGCGGCCTCGACGTCCCCGCCCGCCTCGGCGACGGCCTTGAGCTGCCCGCGGTACAGGATGTTGACGGCGCCCTGGGCGCCCATGACGCCGATCTGCGCCGTGGGCCAGGCGAGGTTGAGGTCGGCGCCGAGCTTCTTGGACCCCATGACGATGTACGCGCCGCCATAGGCCTTGCGGGTGATGACCGTCAGTTTCGGCACGGTGGCTTCGGCGTAGGCATAGAGCAGCTTGGCGCCGCGCCGGATGATGCCCTGGAACTCCTGGTCCTTGCCGGGCAGGAAGCCGGGGACGTCTACGAGGGTCAGGATGGGGATGTTGAAGGCGTCGCAGTGCCGCACGAAGCGGGCCGCCTTCTCCGACGCGTTGATGTCGAGGGTGCCGGCGAACTGAAGGGGCTGGTTGGCCACGATGCCGATGGTGTGGCCCTCGACGCGGGCGTAGCCCGTCACCACGTTCGGCGCATAGAGCGCCTGCATCTCGAGAAAGTGGCTGTCGTCGACGATCGCGTCGATGACGGCGTGCATGTCGTACGGCTGGTTTGCGGCATCCGGAATGAGTTCGTCGAGGGCGAGGTCCTCGTCCGTCACCTCGGCCTCCTCCACGAACTCCGTCAGCGGCGCCTCCGCGAGGTTGTTGGACGGGAGGAAGTCGAGCAGTTCGCGGACGAAGCCGATGGCGTCCGCCTCGTCGGTCGCGAGGTAGGCGGAGGTGCCCGTCGTCGTATTGTGCTGCCGTGCACCGCCGAGGGTCTCCATGTCCACGTCCTCGCCGGTCACCGTCTTGATGACGTCGGGGCCCGTGATGAACATGTGCGACGTCTTGTCCACCATCACCACGAAGTCCGTCAGCGCGGGGGAGTAGGCCGCTCCTCCGGCGCAGGGACCCATGATGAGCGAGATCTGCGGGACCACTCCGGACGCGTGGACGTTGTTGCGGAAGATGTCCGCGAACATCGCGAGCGACGCGACGCCCTCCTGGATGCGGGCGCCGCCGCCGTCGTTGATGCCGATGACCGGGCACCCGTTGCGGAGCGCGAACTCCTGCACCTTGACGATCTTCTCGCCATTGACCTGGCTGAGGGAGCCGCCGTACACGGAGAAGTCCTGGCTGTAGATCGCGATCAGGCGCCCGTCCACCGTCGCGTAGCCGGATACGACGCCGTCGCCGAGGGGCTTCTTCCTCTCCATGCCGAAGGCGGTGGAGCGGTGCACCGCGAAGGCATCGAACTCGACGAACGATCCCTCGTCCACGAGGAGGTCGATCCGCTCGCGGGCGGTGTTCTTGCCGCGGGCGTGCTGCTTCTCGATCGCTTCGGGGCCGGAGGGCTGCTCCGAGAGCGCCTTGCGCCTCCGGAAGTCGGCGAGCTTCCCGGCCGTCGTTGTCAGGTCGAGCTGCAGGTCCTGGTGCATGGAGTCTCCGGTCGGCGGGTGGCATGGGACCGCGCCTCACTGGGCTGCGCGGAGCTCCCAGCCGAGACTGGAGGATTCCGACAAAGTGCGGCGCGTTTTCCCAAGTCTAGTGAGGATCAAAGGGCTTGCCGTTGTAGGACGTCTACAGTTTCCGAGGCCAACGCTTAGCCGGGGCTCCGATGTTACCCGCGAGTAACATCGGAGCATCGCGAGCTGCCGGGCGGCCCCCGGTGCTTATGGTGGGGCCATGACTGCACGCAATGACGCTCAGGAATCCTCCGCTCCGGACGCCCGCCCCGGACACCGATCGCTCGCCGGGCGCACTCTCCTCCTGTCGGGGGGAAGCCGTGGGATCGGCCTCGCCATCGCCCTGCGGGCCGCCCGCGACGGAGCCAACGTGGCCATCCTGGCGAAGACCGGCGAGCCGCACCCGAAGCTCGAAGGGACCGTCTACACCGCGGCTGAACAGATCGAGGCCGCAGGTGGCCACGCCCTGCCCCTGGTCGGCGACGTGCGGCACGACGACGACGTCCGGGCCGCCGTCGATACGACCGTCGGTACCTTCGGCGGCATCGACGCCGTCATCAACAACGCCTCG is from Arthrobacter burdickii and encodes:
- a CDS encoding acetyl/propionyl/methylcrotonyl-CoA carboxylase subunit alpha, with amino-acid sequence MSQSPLAPSESSVRSNGTARQHRPVTKVLVANRGEIAVRVIRAARDEGMESVAVYADPDRDALHVRMADEAFALGGETAADSYLVMDRILEAARRSGADAIHPGYGFLSENAEFAQRVIDAGITWIGPSPESISQLGDKVQARHIAERVGAPLVPGTKDPVESVQEVVDFAEEFGLPIAIKAAFGGGGRGIKVVRSHEEIPELFDSAVREATAAFGRGECFVERFLDAPRHVETQCLADAHGNVVVVSTRDCSLQRRNQKLVEEAPAPFLSDEQNTRLYEASKAILREAGYQGAGTCEFLVGQDGTISFLEVNTRLQVEHPVSEEVTGLDLVREQFRIARGEELGYGDPEVRGHSFEFRINGEDAGRGFMPAPGTVQTLKLPTGPGIRVDSGVEAGEVVGGNFDSMLAKLIVSGATREQALQRARRALAEMVIDGMPTVLPFHAAVVADPAFAPVEGPFSIHTRWIETEFSNTIEPWKGAADPTSDDESRHRVTVEVGGRRLEVVLPAGLGAAPNGKASAPAKSKKSSRARAGKATVSGDELTSPMQGTIVKVAASDGDAVAEGDLIVVLEAMKMEQPLTAHKSGTLAGLTAAPGDTVSAGSVIATIRD
- a CDS encoding Maf family protein; translated protein: MTLRLILASKSPARTKLLTEAGIRHSVLVSDVDEPAVVASYGELDAHDTSLLLARAKAEAVAALEETDGALVIGCDSVFEFDGEAHGKPYESAVAIERIRRMRGRSGVLHTGHWLVDTRDGGSGATIGAVSSATVYFGAMSDAEVEAYVASGEPLHCAGSFTIDGLGGAFIDRVDGDPHAVVGLSISMLRGLLQSAGVSVTDFWAPAPAL
- a CDS encoding AMIN-like domain-containing (lipo)protein; its protein translation is MTGKLSATLAALALTAGLGLAGGPPASAAYCGITWGSLAKAAYTPTYSGSITNVRSGQHPCFDRLVIDVNGRVSGYTVRYVDNYNPYGSPHSIPLRGGARLSVTVNAPAYNYAGSATYMPANSRELVNVAGYSTFRQVVKAGSFEGYTDFGIGVRGRLPVRVFVVPGPGNGSRVVVDVAHSW
- a CDS encoding DUF885 domain-containing protein → MTQDTPASAPSSSEQPARHSTAVDAVATSYYETLLELMPNFATELGIPGHETEYQDYSPAGIDALADAARNTLRLLDGLQPADDVDAVTLDAMRERLGLDLEIHDAGLGYAELNNIACPAQNIRAIFDLMPTATAEDWGNIAGRMANVPGAIDGYIASLRAGRERGLVAARRQVGIVIEQSTKYAEDGGFFDTLGSTAHSDDADLPDSVQQQLRSGADAARGAYRSLASFLQDDLLPTAPEKDAVGREHYALMSRLFLGSAVDLEETYAWGVEELDRVIAEQEAVANEIREGASIEEAIRILDEDPARQLQGTDALQAWMQELSDRAVDAMAGVHFDIPEVMRRLECRIAPTNEGGIYYTGPSDDFSRPGRMWWSVPEGEDSFTTWKETTTVYHEGVPGHHLQIATATYQRALLNPWRRNAIWVSGQGEGWALYAERLMQELGFLADPGDRLGMLDAQRMRAARVVFDIGVHLELEIPERWGEGTWTPEKGYGFLKRNIAISEGQLNFEYNRYLGWPGQAPSYKIGQRLWEQIRDEVRASEGGSFDLRDFHTRALNLGSVGLDTLRRALVS
- a CDS encoding serpin family protein produces the protein MEHHGQPTTHGRLGRTATATAALALLTACAGSAPDQQTAPIERVVVAQGEFAEAEDALLRSAFRLGALMTSDPDVNQVTSPLSALYALSMLRAGAGTTTAAEMDAVLGLPAEHRDEAMNALLASVQRFDGNPGDVDEDDPPEAPVLHLANAVFVPESGGIGEEYLKTLARQYGSGVYPVDFSDGATAGRIDDWVSKETGGRIEKAPIEVGPGTTLSLLNAVYFAAAWDEPFDPSGTSDQDFLLVDGSRVDVPMMHGTRTERYVEGDGWSGIDLPYGDGFFLRLILPAEGSPPRWTEQELLDIAFLLDTAKDVRVELSLPKWDHEFEQDLLEPLAAAGLDESFGSDADFRAIRPGSFVDGAAQVANITVAEKGTVAAAVTQLTMTTGAPMPPEASISFDRPFGYQIVHEETGLPVFLGTVADPR
- a CDS encoding YegP family protein is translated as MGVAGVTWGKPRPVTGPAGTQRCDSASTTSPSGPSAGRLQGVAMAAIIELFHDRDDAFRFRLKTPEGAVIAVSRPFPDKAAAVAGIRTLRECAGTGLITDLCLPRPQTAGASRGPVRPTIT
- a CDS encoding acyl-CoA carboxylase subunit epsilon, whose protein sequence is MTAQDSTPDHVDQESPALLSVVSGNPTEEELAALTAVVVALRGSGEADEAPNHGRSWVRRAMLRLGPTPGPGSWRRSVR
- a CDS encoding acyl-CoA carboxylase subunit beta; translation: MQLDLTTTAGKLADFRRRKALSEQPSGPEAIEKQHARGKNTARERIDLLVDEGSFVEFDAFAVHRSTAFGMERKKPLGDGVVSGYATVDGRLIAIYSQDFSVYGGSLSQVNGEKIVKVQEFALRNGCPVIGINDGGGARIQEGVASLAMFADIFRNNVHASGVVPQISLIMGPCAGGAAYSPALTDFVVMVDKTSHMFITGPDVIKTVTGEDVDMETLGGARQHNTTTGTSAYLATDEADAIGFVRELLDFLPSNNLAEAPLTEFVEEAEVTDEDLALDELIPDAANQPYDMHAVIDAIVDDSHFLEMQALYAPNVVTGYARVEGHTIGIVANQPLQFAGTLDINASEKAARFVRHCDAFNIPILTLVDVPGFLPGKDQEFQGIIRRGAKLLYAYAEATVPKLTVITRKAYGGAYIVMGSKKLGADLNLAWPTAQIGVMGAQGAVNILYRGQLKAVAEAGGDVEAARADVVQQYEEELLNPYQAAELGYVDAVIAPSETRLQIVRGLRALRDKRAANPAKKHGNIPL